The following are encoded in a window of Blastopirellula marina genomic DNA:
- a CDS encoding flagellar basal body rod protein FlgB encodes MENSIFNANTVPVLEQVVNFAQKRHSILATNIANQRVPGYKGRDLNVDRFHEVLSEAIERKNNPNQPISQGLVHTKEGDPMREVKSSLNGILFHDESNLDIEKQVAELSKNQTMHNTALAIMESQFRLLGVAISERV; translated from the coding sequence ATGGAAAACTCGATCTTCAATGCGAACACCGTTCCTGTTCTCGAACAGGTCGTCAATTTCGCGCAGAAGCGACACTCCATTCTGGCCACCAACATCGCTAACCAACGCGTCCCCGGATACAAGGGACGCGACCTGAACGTCGATCGCTTTCACGAAGTATTGTCGGAAGCGATCGAGCGAAAGAACAACCCGAACCAGCCGATCTCGCAAGGACTCGTTCACACCAAGGAAGGGGATCCAATGCGAGAGGTAAAGAGCTCGCTTAACGGCATCTTGTTTCATGACGAGAGCAACCTCGACATCGAAAAGCAGGTCGCCGAGCTGTCCAAGAACCAGACGATGCACAACACGGCCCTGGCCATCATGGAAAGCCAGTTTCGTTTGTTGGGCGTTGCCATTAGCGAACGCGTTTAA
- the mdh gene encoding malate dehydrogenase has protein sequence MKRAKITIVGAGNVGATCAHWCAAAELGDVVLLDIPQTEDMPKGKALDLMQASPIVGFDSNIVGTTDYADTKDSDVVVITAGIPRKPGMSRDDLLATNAKIVTAVTEQIKATSPNCSIIVVSNPLDAMVQQAQKVSGFPANRVMGQAGVLDTARYRTFIAMELGVSVEDVSAMLMGGHGDTMVPMPSCTSVGGIPVTRLMDEKRLEEIVDRARKGGAEIVGLLKTGSAYYAPAAATAQMVEAIVRDKKRLIPCAAYCDKEYGVGGYYVGVPVILGSDGVEKVVELELTEQEKSDFQKSVDAVKGLVEAMDKLLAS, from the coding sequence ATGAAACGAGCCAAGATCACGATTGTCGGTGCCGGTAACGTGGGGGCCACTTGTGCTCACTGGTGTGCAGCCGCTGAACTCGGCGACGTCGTGCTGCTGGACATTCCGCAAACCGAAGACATGCCCAAGGGTAAGGCCCTCGACCTGATGCAGGCCTCGCCGATCGTTGGCTTCGATAGCAACATTGTTGGCACCACCGATTACGCCGACACTAAGGATAGCGACGTTGTCGTCATCACCGCTGGTATTCCTCGTAAGCCCGGCATGAGCCGTGATGACCTGTTGGCTACCAATGCCAAGATCGTCACCGCCGTTACCGAGCAGATTAAAGCGACCAGCCCGAACTGCTCGATCATCGTTGTCAGCAATCCGCTGGATGCCATGGTTCAGCAGGCCCAGAAGGTCAGCGGTTTCCCTGCTAATCGCGTCATGGGGCAGGCGGGTGTTCTGGATACGGCCCGTTACCGCACGTTCATTGCCATGGAACTTGGCGTGAGTGTCGAAGACGTTTCCGCCATGCTGATGGGCGGCCACGGCGATACGATGGTTCCCATGCCATCATGCACTTCGGTAGGCGGTATTCCAGTTACGCGTCTGATGGACGAAAAGCGTCTGGAAGAAATCGTTGACCGCGCCCGTAAGGGTGGTGCCGAGATCGTCGGCTTGCTCAAAACCGGTAGTGCTTACTACGCACCAGCTGCCGCGACTGCTCAGATGGTCGAAGCGATTGTCCGCGACAAGAAGCGTCTGATTCCTTGTGCTGCTTACTGCGATAAGGAATACGGCGTGGGTGGTTACTATGTCGGCGTGCCGGTTATCTTGGGTTCCGATGGCGTCGAGAAAGTTGTCGAGCTCGAACTGACCGAACAGGAAAAATCGGACTTCCAAAAGAGTGTCGACGCGGTCAAGGGATTGGTCGAGGCGATGGACAAACTTTTAGCTTCGTAA
- a CDS encoding alpha/beta hydrolase yields MKRLDTPALPTAHSSNLSVQQSKVYEFRIRRDSSQSCPLELFTPLHYEPGYAYPLIVWLHGAFDNESQLRRIMPLTSTRNFVAVGPRGTRRHTRDTGSQFASYYWSQDEANIEFASRRVEMAIESASDQFNIHRRRIFLAGYQDGATMALRLALQNPSDYAGVISINGPFPSGYAPLRNLGLCEQLPILLMHCHESTYYTEQQLCSDIRLGHSAGLKMDVREYLCGDGIMTDMLEDMNGWVMGQVLK; encoded by the coding sequence ATGAAACGTTTAGACACGCCAGCGCTTCCAACGGCCCATTCGTCCAATCTTAGCGTTCAGCAAAGCAAGGTTTACGAATTCCGCATTCGGCGAGATTCAAGCCAAAGCTGTCCGCTGGAATTGTTCACTCCGCTACACTACGAGCCAGGCTATGCGTATCCGCTAATCGTCTGGCTGCACGGAGCGTTCGATAACGAGTCCCAATTGCGGCGTATTATGCCGCTGACCAGCACTCGCAATTTTGTTGCGGTTGGTCCTCGTGGTACTCGTCGTCACACGCGGGACACAGGTAGCCAATTTGCCAGCTACTATTGGTCGCAAGACGAAGCCAACATCGAGTTTGCCTCGCGTCGCGTAGAAATGGCGATCGAGTCGGCATCAGACCAGTTCAATATTCATCGCCGCCGTATCTTCCTGGCCGGCTACCAGGATGGAGCGACGATGGCTCTGCGGTTGGCCCTGCAAAATCCAAGTGATTACGCAGGCGTCATCTCCATCAACGGCCCTTTTCCCAGTGGATATGCCCCGCTGCGAAATCTCGGACTGTGCGAACAGTTGCCGATTCTGTTGATGCACTGCCATGAAAGCACTTACTACACCGAACAGCAGCTTTGCAGTGATATTCGTCTGGGGCACAGCGCCGGCCTCAAAATGGACGTTCGCGAATATCTCTGCGGCGATGGCATCATGACCGACATGCTGGAAGATATGAACGGCTGGGTCATGGGCCAGGTTTTGAAATAA
- the flgC gene encoding flagellar basal body rod protein FlgC, translated as MISALDISTSGLIAQRERLTTISQNIANMSSLRDANGRIGPYKAKHVILETDHELATSSGAAGVKVAEVREDSVEPKRRWQPDHPLAIQDGKWKGYVEYPNVDMTEQFVDALEASRAYESNVGVIEMTKNMTSQTLRILA; from the coding sequence ATGATTTCCGCTTTGGATATCAGTACCAGTGGGCTCATCGCACAACGCGAACGCCTGACCACGATTTCGCAGAACATTGCGAATATGTCCTCGCTACGTGATGCCAACGGACGCATTGGTCCTTATAAGGCCAAGCACGTCATCCTGGAAACCGACCACGAACTAGCAACTTCCAGCGGTGCCGCTGGGGTGAAGGTTGCTGAGGTTCGTGAAGATAGTGTCGAACCGAAACGCCGTTGGCAGCCTGACCATCCTTTGGCAATCCAGGATGGCAAGTGGAAAGGGTATGTCGAGTACCCCAACGTCGACATGACCGAACAGTTTGTCGATGCCTTGGAGGCAAGCCGAGCCTACGAATCGAACGTGGGTGTGATTGAAATGACCAAGAACATGACGAGCCAAACGCTCCGTATTTTGGCGTAA
- a CDS encoding flagellar export chaperone FlgN → MPCVEETDQLVQLIDKKHEVLTQLLTLSQYQLRLAGHSDYIDDLMRVLAAKQTLIERLTYIDRTMDPFRQQNPETRVWRSASERTQCSQKAQQCEVLLTELKEIEQKSTEVVATHRDEISRMLQETHASADSASAYNDMNVPTSRGFDLTAE, encoded by the coding sequence ATGCCTTGCGTAGAGGAAACCGATCAACTGGTTCAGCTGATAGATAAAAAGCACGAAGTGCTGACGCAGTTGCTGACCCTGTCGCAGTACCAACTGCGATTGGCTGGGCACAGCGACTACATCGACGACCTGATGCGTGTGTTGGCCGCCAAGCAAACGTTGATTGAACGCCTGACGTACATCGACCGCACCATGGATCCCTTTCGCCAGCAGAACCCGGAAACGCGAGTATGGCGAAGTGCCAGCGAACGCACCCAATGTTCGCAAAAGGCGCAGCAGTGTGAAGTGCTGCTGACAGAACTAAAGGAGATCGAACAAAAGAGCACCGAGGTTGTCGCCACGCATCGTGATGAAATCTCAAGGATGCTCCAGGAAACACATGCCTCCGCCGATTCCGCTTCCGCCTACAACGATATGAACGTACCCACAAGTCGCGGCTTCGATTTAACCGCCGAGTAA
- a CDS encoding RNA polymerase sigma factor — MTASAWLRPGRNRSFSSSLEFALALSAEQFHRLVDQHGPTLYRVAYRLMGNRHDAEDVVQDAFRSVWDSRDRFDAEKGERAWLIAILRRRVVDRWRRKKQPMPLSDHDESTPELVAPAEPEQGFSDEMQAALQCLSEELREAILLVVVGELTHQEAADLLNVPLGTVLSRVSRARKKLHLELSTRLSP; from the coding sequence TTGACAGCCTCTGCTTGGCTTCGCCCTGGCAGGAATCGTTCATTCAGTTCTTCCCTGGAGTTTGCGTTGGCTCTTTCCGCCGAGCAGTTTCACCGATTGGTCGACCAGCATGGTCCGACGCTTTATCGCGTTGCCTATCGCCTGATGGGTAATCGCCATGATGCCGAGGATGTTGTGCAGGATGCATTCCGATCGGTTTGGGACAGCCGCGATCGATTCGACGCTGAAAAGGGGGAGCGTGCCTGGCTGATTGCCATTCTTCGACGTCGTGTCGTCGACCGATGGCGTCGCAAAAAACAGCCCATGCCTCTTTCCGATCACGACGAGTCCACGCCAGAATTGGTTGCACCCGCTGAACCGGAACAAGGATTCAGCGACGAAATGCAGGCTGCACTACAGTGCCTTTCAGAGGAACTTCGCGAGGCAATTCTGCTGGTGGTGGTTGGTGAACTGACGCACCAGGAGGCCGCGGACCTGCTGAACGTACCACTAGGGACAGTCCTTTCCCGTGTGAGTCGTGCTCGCAAGAAACTTCATCTAGAATTATCCACTCGCCTGTCGCCCTGA
- a CDS encoding sigma-54-dependent transcriptional regulator produces the protein MIDAMKKSTPSHSVLIVDDNPHSRESLCDAVSMIGYQTVSCGSGREALDRLAKQAFDVVVTDLQMPGMDGLQLVREVRARHERTQLVMVTAHGSIHTAVDAMRFGALDYLEKPVQIEALESAIGRAIQSTSRGDRATAIPPGGDSDSVVMIGNSLAMQTLRQRIALVAPTDETILITGESGTGKELVARSIHQASRRCAEAMISLNCPVLSAHLMESELFGHERGAFTSADHARIGRFELADKGTILLDEITEIDLPLQAKLLRVLQEKRFEKVGSSSTVEADVRVLATSNRDLLAEVAAGRFRQDLYYRLNVVPIELPPLRDRTEDIPKLVDHFLNAAVIRVGREMLTVADSAMELLQSHPWPGNVRELENIITRAALLTIGHDLTPEQIRPWLTENSQESISLQSTGNVSVVGMRLEDMERQLIEQTLEHFEGHREKTATALGISVRTLSNKLRSYGLAPRARTFAHV, from the coding sequence ATGATCGACGCCATGAAAAAGAGCACCCCCAGTCATTCCGTTCTGATCGTCGACGACAATCCGCACTCGCGCGAAAGTCTGTGTGATGCCGTTTCCATGATCGGTTATCAAACGGTCAGTTGTGGCAGCGGTCGCGAAGCGCTCGATCGCCTTGCCAAGCAAGCATTCGATGTTGTTGTGACCGATCTGCAAATGCCCGGGATGGATGGCCTGCAACTGGTGCGAGAAGTTCGCGCCAGGCACGAGAGAACTCAGTTGGTTATGGTCACCGCCCACGGCAGCATCCATACGGCAGTCGATGCCATGCGTTTTGGTGCGCTCGATTACCTGGAAAAGCCGGTGCAGATCGAAGCCTTGGAATCGGCCATTGGGCGGGCCATCCAGTCGACCAGTCGCGGTGATCGTGCGACAGCCATTCCGCCCGGCGGTGATAGCGACTCGGTCGTGATGATCGGCAATAGCCTGGCCATGCAGACGTTGCGTCAACGCATCGCACTGGTAGCACCGACTGACGAGACCATCTTGATCACCGGCGAGAGTGGTACTGGCAAGGAACTGGTAGCCCGGTCGATTCATCAAGCCAGCCGTCGTTGTGCCGAGGCGATGATCAGCCTGAACTGTCCGGTTCTTTCTGCTCACTTGATGGAAAGTGAATTGTTCGGCCACGAGCGAGGTGCGTTTACCAGTGCCGATCATGCCCGAATCGGTCGTTTTGAACTGGCCGACAAGGGAACCATTCTGCTCGACGAAATTACCGAGATCGATCTGCCGCTGCAGGCTAAGCTATTGCGTGTTCTGCAAGAGAAACGCTTCGAGAAAGTCGGCAGCAGTTCGACCGTCGAAGCGGACGTACGGGTGCTGGCGACCTCGAACCGAGATCTGCTGGCGGAAGTTGCCGCGGGTCGTTTTCGGCAGGACCTGTATTACCGGCTGAATGTAGTGCCGATCGAACTGCCTCCGCTGCGTGATCGCACCGAAGACATTCCCAAGTTGGTCGATCACTTCCTGAACGCCGCCGTGATTCGCGTTGGTCGCGAAATGCTGACGGTTGCCGATTCGGCGATGGAGTTGCTCCAAAGCCATCCTTGGCCAGGCAATGTTCGCGAACTGGAAAACATCATCACGCGAGCCGCATTGCTGACGATCGGTCATGACCTGACCCCCGAACAGATCCGTCCTTGGTTAACCGAAAACAGCCAGGAATCGATTTCACTGCAATCGACCGGCAATGTTTCCGTCGTTGGAATGCGGTTGGAAGATATGGAGCGACAGTTGATTGAACAAACGCTCGAGCACTTCGAAGGGCATCGCGAAAAGACAGCAACGGCCCTGGGAATTAGTGTGCGAACACTGAGTAACAAGCTGCGAAGCTACGGCCTGGCACCTCGGGCTCGGACCTTCGCTCACGTTTAA
- a CDS encoding tetratricopeptide repeat protein produces MSTESSQNDAPEAAEGVTPRGGFMGMLGNRVFLVAGAVVVAGLVSGTSWVLLRGGDGEGQTLAAAIDAYEKGEVTKARDIARSHVDDLHVPQPYQGAAPFLLGMILHDEAKGFLNPKDRETVYRVAVQHLETARERGFPPEYKIRGEYLLGISQMESKQYEKAIQSLTKIYSDYPLHQLDIENAVADCYLAIQPTTPEKLEQALKWSRLYDSHPVLTPDQKSEAHIRLARIQFELGQLDETLETILEIPPTSPSYVDGVIVQGLVARRRYHEHLAAGEQEQAQDSLNTAIRMFRKAASNQLVAADSTRKASYLLAVMLRANDQLDEAMEQASRTRKIYYRTPESVAAGLEEAELLRDENKDEEAVEIYRRALREATLGGQYENPWVDEVEFRQRVTRAIDAWKSAKKFAPAVEVAQSLRPLFPADQAFQIEADVQHAWGDYLEHQADNVPFNQSLDLRAKSRFRFRNAGKVYLDLAEHRFATAEYTNDLWNSASAYLRGQDFSKAVEILAEYQRYETREHQPRALVATARALIALDRAEEALSPINECLEFYPKDPSVYEARVLGGEAYMELGKLAEAKSVLTANLDDGRLEPSSREWQDSLFALGSVLHLEGEMFEAQARVKGALEAPESIPREGFQFLEQSNESYKGAIKYLHAAVRRYPDDPRSVSARYLIAECHRRSSTLPKKKFRLVNIETQRIKFDKEVKDHLESAIEIYSDLEYELTTKLETQADLHPVEAKILRNCYFAQGAAMFELARYKDAIEAYSTASNRYQTEAVSLEAFVQIAHCYRYMNLSNEARGTVEQAKIVLSRLADGIDYSETTHGTRDDWQNYLNWLAATL; encoded by the coding sequence ATGTCGACGGAATCTAGCCAAAACGATGCTCCTGAAGCGGCCGAGGGTGTAACCCCTCGCGGCGGTTTCATGGGCATGCTCGGCAATCGGGTGTTCCTGGTTGCTGGAGCTGTCGTTGTGGCTGGGCTTGTTTCAGGAACATCGTGGGTGCTCCTACGCGGCGGCGATGGCGAGGGCCAAACTTTGGCTGCAGCCATCGATGCCTATGAAAAAGGAGAGGTCACCAAGGCACGCGATATTGCTCGCAGCCATGTCGATGACCTTCACGTTCCGCAGCCCTACCAGGGTGCCGCGCCTTTTTTACTAGGCATGATTTTGCATGACGAAGCGAAAGGGTTTCTCAACCCAAAGGACCGCGAAACGGTTTATCGTGTTGCCGTGCAACATTTAGAAACGGCCCGCGAACGAGGATTCCCGCCGGAGTATAAGATCCGAGGTGAATACCTGCTTGGCATCAGCCAGATGGAGTCGAAGCAGTACGAAAAGGCAATCCAGTCCCTCACTAAGATCTATTCCGACTACCCGCTGCATCAGCTTGATATCGAGAACGCCGTGGCCGATTGCTATTTGGCGATTCAGCCCACCACACCAGAAAAGCTTGAGCAAGCCTTGAAGTGGAGTCGGCTTTACGACTCCCATCCGGTTCTTACGCCGGATCAAAAATCAGAGGCACACATTCGCCTGGCTCGTATTCAATTCGAATTGGGGCAACTCGACGAAACGCTGGAGACCATTCTCGAGATCCCGCCGACCTCGCCTAGCTATGTCGATGGAGTGATCGTCCAAGGGTTGGTCGCTCGTCGTCGCTATCACGAGCACCTCGCTGCCGGAGAGCAAGAGCAAGCTCAGGACTCGCTCAATACGGCCATTCGAATGTTCCGCAAGGCGGCCAGCAATCAGTTGGTTGCGGCGGATTCGACGCGTAAAGCATCGTACCTGTTGGCCGTCATGCTACGGGCAAACGATCAGTTGGACGAAGCCATGGAGCAGGCTTCTCGTACGCGAAAGATTTACTATCGAACTCCGGAAAGCGTTGCCGCCGGCCTGGAAGAAGCCGAGCTGTTGCGTGACGAAAATAAAGATGAAGAAGCGGTCGAGATCTATCGCCGTGCCCTTCGCGAAGCAACCCTTGGTGGCCAGTACGAAAACCCCTGGGTCGACGAAGTCGAGTTCCGTCAACGTGTGACCCGAGCGATCGATGCTTGGAAATCAGCCAAGAAGTTTGCCCCTGCGGTGGAAGTCGCCCAGTCGCTGCGTCCCTTATTCCCGGCGGATCAAGCCTTTCAAATCGAAGCAGACGTGCAACATGCCTGGGGCGATTACCTCGAGCATCAAGCCGACAACGTTCCATTCAACCAATCACTCGACCTGCGTGCGAAGTCGCGTTTCCGCTTCCGCAATGCCGGCAAGGTCTATCTCGATCTGGCCGAACATCGGTTTGCCACAGCGGAATACACGAATGACCTTTGGAATAGCGCTTCGGCTTACCTCCGTGGGCAAGACTTCAGCAAGGCAGTCGAAATTCTCGCCGAATACCAACGGTACGAAACGCGTGAGCATCAGCCCCGTGCGTTGGTGGCGACTGCCAGGGCCTTAATCGCACTCGATCGAGCCGAAGAAGCGTTGAGCCCAATTAACGAGTGCCTGGAGTTTTATCCGAAAGATCCGTCCGTTTACGAAGCTCGCGTACTCGGTGGCGAAGCCTACATGGAATTGGGCAAGCTCGCAGAGGCGAAGAGCGTGCTGACTGCTAATCTAGACGACGGTCGACTTGAGCCCAGCAGTCGTGAATGGCAAGACTCGCTGTTTGCACTCGGTAGCGTTCTGCACTTGGAAGGGGAAATGTTCGAGGCCCAAGCCCGTGTGAAAGGTGCTCTGGAAGCTCCGGAAAGTATTCCACGCGAGGGCTTTCAATTCCTCGAACAGAGCAACGAGAGCTACAAGGGGGCGATCAAATATCTGCATGCGGCCGTTCGGCGATATCCAGACGATCCCCGCTCGGTCAGTGCTCGTTATTTGATTGCCGAGTGTCATCGTCGTTCGTCCACGCTGCCCAAAAAGAAGTTTCGCCTGGTGAACATCGAAACGCAGCGGATCAAGTTCGACAAAGAAGTGAAAGACCATCTCGAAAGCGCGATCGAGATCTATAGCGACCTGGAATATGAATTGACGACGAAGCTCGAAACTCAGGCAGACCTCCATCCAGTCGAAGCGAAGATTTTGCGGAACTGCTACTTCGCACAGGGCGCGGCTATGTTTGAGTTGGCACGTTACAAGGATGCGATCGAAGCCTATTCCACGGCTTCCAATCGCTATCAAACCGAAGCCGTTTCGCTGGAAGCGTTCGTGCAGATTGCCCATTGTTACCGGTATATGAATCTATCGAACGAAGCCCGAGGCACAGTGGAACAAGCCAAGATTGTGTTGTCGCGACTCGCCGATGGGATTGACTATTCCGAGACAACTCACGGCACGCGTGACGACTGGCAGAATTACCTCAATTGGTTAGCAGCCACCCTTTAA
- a CDS encoding sensor histidine kinase — MTSPNEEPSISDTNRLWNLSANDESIDLRELLSCWDKATARLQETHESLRKEVTRLTDELEVKNRELARKNRLADLGLVASHIAHEVRNGLMPLTLYTGLLKRKVSGDPETKRIVDKIESGLTVLNTTVDDLLHFTADRQPNQAYVPTSQMIREICEDLAPQFQAQDVQVRLDLTEQEMLLADKDMLKRAFLNLILNALDVMPDGGILTITSQVNFGHLEIEFADTGCGISSTDVRRIFDPFYSTKSTGTGLGLAIVQRVVEVHQGQVSAMNCPDFGAAFTLMFPMKSLKAAA, encoded by the coding sequence ATGACCTCTCCTAACGAAGAACCTTCGATTTCCGACACTAACCGCCTTTGGAATCTTTCGGCCAACGACGAGTCGATCGATCTGCGTGAACTGCTTTCGTGCTGGGACAAAGCCACCGCACGACTCCAGGAAACGCACGAGTCGCTTCGCAAAGAAGTCACGCGGCTGACCGACGAATTAGAAGTCAAGAATCGCGAACTAGCACGTAAGAATCGTCTGGCAGACCTTGGTTTGGTGGCGTCTCACATCGCCCATGAAGTTCGCAACGGTTTGATGCCCCTAACTCTTTACACGGGGCTGCTCAAGCGAAAGGTCAGCGGCGACCCAGAAACCAAGCGGATTGTAGATAAGATCGAGTCGGGACTGACTGTACTCAACACGACCGTCGACGATTTGCTGCACTTCACGGCCGATCGTCAGCCTAATCAGGCCTACGTGCCGACATCGCAAATGATCCGCGAGATCTGTGAAGATCTGGCACCCCAGTTTCAAGCTCAAGACGTTCAGGTACGTCTCGATTTGACCGAGCAAGAGATGTTGCTGGCCGACAAGGACATGCTCAAGCGAGCATTTCTGAATTTGATCCTCAACGCGTTGGACGTGATGCCGGATGGAGGCATCCTGACCATCACCTCGCAAGTCAACTTCGGTCACTTGGAAATCGAGTTCGCCGATACGGGCTGTGGAATTTCTAGCACCGATGTTCGACGTATTTTCGATCCTTTTTATAGCACCAAGAGCACCGGAACCGGTCTCGGTCTAGCAATCGTCCAGCGAGTGGTGGAAGTTCACCAGGGACAGGTCTCTGCCATGAACTGCCCCGACTTTGGAGCCGCATTTACGCTCATGTTTCCGATGAAATCCCTGAAGGCAGCTGCATGA
- a CDS encoding VWA domain-containing protein, whose protein sequence is MNSSDHDRELDRQLREVALPTDLVARLKCIPEAAEIDAALDRELSAVEIPAGLAEQLHDIAASSTLVTRNVRERSAASRRPASRWIAAVWAVAASLLVVLGIGSLWQINTKSNVAKNDPVSVIPGPASPSETSLALDWLGPTGAEIEALARLPESSPLANRQSFSPVIITEASMPETQVVQTDAPRIKSLSEELPEDLLANTFLMRWQPLGANPMIDSTHKRPQLVLPPANTVSYFPESQAYDREFLLRESSHPFASPQHPSMRATNVPVMGSQKSFENCFFSENPLSPELLENARTEEWLAATGKFYVPAQPHQIELRTAAGPAVFAGAGTQLLEIGIVAGAVDPEDRAPVHLTIAVTPPESKQHAQQTWLPLKIALREMIEQLRPHDSVTLVVMSDIPYVLIDDATSEHRDEWFAALDQIHVGSPSNLAEGIRFAAATSLTKAGFGDMRRSLMVLSDRFPALDASTNEQLRPLIENASQQGITFSWVQLEDDNFASLVPAPPAFQGMGDWVVTNSLQRLGRLLNQQIHGISTLVGTNPNVRVNWNEKSVAQYRLIGYQPMGGHFVSTSETRELHALESGTLLFELILPEDGPNDIATIELTWNDPQGKKHKSEQKVSRLQFASSWQASSLSLQVAQLTQQSLALHQNTYFSRRRGNTIDELDNWTSSLNPAIGQHASYPRLEVLLPTLLD, encoded by the coding sequence GTGAATTCTTCTGACCACGATCGCGAACTTGACCGACAACTGCGAGAGGTTGCTCTGCCAACCGATCTCGTTGCCCGGCTCAAGTGCATTCCTGAAGCTGCTGAAATTGACGCAGCCCTCGATCGTGAATTGTCGGCGGTAGAAATTCCGGCTGGTCTTGCCGAGCAACTGCACGATATTGCGGCTTCGTCGACGCTAGTTACACGTAATGTTCGCGAGCGGAGTGCCGCCAGTCGTCGACCAGCTTCGCGTTGGATCGCAGCAGTTTGGGCAGTCGCAGCCTCGCTGCTGGTCGTACTGGGTATCGGATCGCTTTGGCAAATCAACACGAAATCAAACGTTGCCAAGAACGACCCCGTATCGGTCATCCCTGGCCCTGCCAGCCCGTCAGAGACATCCCTGGCACTTGACTGGCTTGGCCCAACTGGGGCCGAAATCGAAGCCTTGGCCCGACTGCCTGAATCAAGTCCCTTGGCCAACCGACAATCGTTCTCGCCAGTGATCATCACAGAAGCATCGATGCCTGAGACGCAAGTCGTGCAAACGGATGCCCCGCGAATTAAGTCCCTCTCGGAAGAGTTGCCCGAAGACCTTCTCGCCAACACGTTTCTCATGCGTTGGCAGCCGCTGGGTGCTAATCCGATGATCGATTCGACGCACAAACGCCCTCAATTGGTTTTGCCACCAGCGAACACGGTTTCTTATTTCCCAGAGTCCCAAGCCTATGATCGAGAATTCCTACTACGGGAGTCTTCGCATCCATTTGCTTCTCCACAGCATCCTTCGATGCGAGCAACAAACGTTCCGGTAATGGGATCCCAGAAGAGCTTCGAGAATTGCTTCTTCTCCGAGAATCCCCTTTCACCTGAGCTACTGGAAAACGCCCGTACAGAAGAATGGCTCGCCGCGACCGGTAAGTTCTACGTCCCTGCTCAACCTCACCAGATCGAACTTCGCACGGCAGCCGGCCCGGCGGTATTCGCTGGTGCAGGGACACAACTGCTTGAAATTGGAATCGTCGCTGGTGCCGTCGATCCAGAGGACCGTGCCCCCGTCCACCTCACCATCGCGGTTACGCCGCCCGAATCCAAGCAACATGCCCAGCAAACATGGCTCCCACTCAAGATTGCCTTGCGGGAAATGATCGAACAGCTCAGGCCGCATGACAGCGTGACCCTGGTCGTCATGTCCGACATTCCCTATGTCTTGATCGACGATGCGACCAGCGAGCATCGCGACGAATGGTTTGCCGCACTTGATCAGATTCACGTAGGCAGCCCATCGAATCTAGCCGAAGGAATTCGATTCGCCGCGGCGACCTCGCTAACCAAAGCTGGGTTCGGCGATATGCGTCGCTCCTTGATGGTGCTCTCGGATCGTTTTCCGGCACTCGACGCATCCACCAACGAACAACTTCGTCCATTGATCGAGAACGCCTCGCAGCAAGGCATTACGTTCAGTTGGGTTCAACTCGAGGACGATAATTTTGCGTCGCTCGTTCCCGCACCGCCCGCATTTCAGGGGATGGGGGATTGGGTAGTGACCAATTCACTGCAACGACTCGGCCGCCTTCTGAACCAGCAAATTCATGGGATATCGACCCTCGTTGGTACAAATCCGAATGTGCGAGTCAACTGGAACGAGAAGTCAGTCGCCCAGTATCGACTGATTGGCTATCAACCGATGGGTGGTCATTTTGTATCCACCTCGGAAACACGCGAATTGCACGCCCTCGAAAGTGGCACGCTTTTGTTTGAATTGATTCTGCCTGAGGATGGTCCCAATGACATCGCGACCATCGAATTGACCTGGAACGATCCCCAAGGGAAAAAGCATAAGTCCGAGCAGAAAGTAAGCCGCCTGCAGTTTGCCTCGTCTTGGCAGGCGTCTTCCTTATCGTTGCAAGTGGCGCAACTCACCCAGCAATCGCTGGCTTTGCATCAGAATACGTACTTTTCACGACGTCGTGGTAACACGATCGATGAGTTAGATAACTGGACTTCCTCACTAAATCCTGCAATTGGTCAACACGCGAGCTATCCTCGATTGGAAGTCCTGTTGCCGACACTGCTTGATTAG